From Diospyros lotus cultivar Yz01 chromosome 4, ASM1463336v1, whole genome shotgun sequence, a single genomic window includes:
- the LOC127800613 gene encoding protein SRC2 homolog gives MGCYFRTVEINVMPAKTAVDREGNTNPTRNFPMQFTVDESALRQNRLTLIFNLRLDKDVVQGYVPVKKLTDSIDTGKLQSFTCPVIKLSGEPMGELSFSYKWGEKFAGSAAAKHDAPSTAYPGTAMGDSLVAAKAGPSYGYPPPPPPPYNTGAYPPPPPPPYNTGAYPPPPPPPYNTGAYPPLYPGYMYPPPPPAYGYPPPHPGYVYPPPHPYGGYPPPGYAYAPQPGYGYPQPAQQPAANNRFEIGLLGGLMGEVLGGLIVDGISNIIG, from the coding sequence ATGGGGTGCTACTTTCGAACGGTGGAGATCAACGTCATGCCGGCCAAGACCGCCGTGGACAGAGAAGGCAACACCAACCCCACCCGGAACTTCCCCATGCAGTTCACCGTCGACGAGTCCGCCCTCCGCCAGAACCGCCTCACCCTCATCTTCAACCTCCGCCTCGACAAGGACGTCGTTCAAGGCTACGTCCCGGTCAAGAAGCTCACCGACTCCATCGACACAGGAAAACTCCAGTCTTTTACTTGCCCGGTGATAAAGCTCTCCGGCGAGCCCATGGGCGAGCTCAGTTTTTCCTACAAGTGGGGGGAGAAATTCGCCGGATCGGCTGCCGCTAAGCATGATGCACCGTCGACGGCGTATCCGGGTACTGCGATGGGGGATTCATTGGTAGCAGCTAAGGCGGGGCCGAGCTATGGATACCCACCTCCGCCGCCACCGCCCTACAATACTGGGGCATATCCACCTCCGCCGCCACCGCCCTACAATACTGGGGCATATCCACCTCCGCCGCCACCGCCCTACAATACTGGGGCATATCCACCACTGTATCCGGGCTACATGTACCCGCCACCGCCTCCGGCCTACGGGTACCCGCCGCCGCATCCGGGCTACGTGTACCCGCCGCCGCATCCTTATGGGGGCTATCCACCGCCTGGGTACGCGTACGCGCCGCAACCAGGATATGGGTACCCGCAGCCAGCGCAGCAACCGGCGGCAAACAACAGGTTTGAGATTGGGCTGTTGGGTGGGCTGATGGGAGAAGTGCTTGGCGGGCTGATCGTGGACGGTATTAGTAATATTATCGGATGA